GGCGGACAAATGCGGCATGGAATACGGCTCGTTCCGGCGAAAGGTAAAGAAAATGACCGGGTACACGGCTAAGGAATGGGTGATAAAGGAACGGGTAAAGGATGTGGAACACTACCTGATGAACACAAACCTCACGCTTACCGAAGTGGCGTTCACCACCGGGTTCGCATCGACATCGAACCTGAACGACTTCTGCAAGGCGTATCTTTTAGATACCCCCGGAGAAATACGCAGAAAAGCGCAGGAAACAAGAAAATGCACAGTTACAAGAACGTAATGTGAAAAATCAAGAATAAAACAGATTTTTTATGCCCGTAACTTTGTGCTTCATAAAAGATAAGCACAAGGTTATGGAACATAAGATACTGTTGGAAACATACTTCGTCGGACTGCTTCAAAAAGTGGAATGGCAGATACAGGAATACGAGGACACCGCAGCGGACACGCTGACGCTCTGCCGCCTGTGCGTGGACTACCTGCAAGAGATACTGGGCGAACTCAAAACCTTTATAATCTCCTACCCGTTCGCCAGCACGGAAGAAGAAATACACTTCTTCAAGGAACTGAAACCGCTTTTAGCAAGCAAAATCATCTATTACAACACCGTTTACAAGATAGAGGTGCGCTTTCCCAGCGGCAGCGAGGACGTGCAGCGGGACTACCTGCTGTCGGAAACCGACCGGATTTCAAAGTCGTTCCAGCGGAACTTGGCGTTCTACCAGTACCACCGCACGAAAGCCACCTACTTGGACAGGCAGTATTTCATGCGTGGGAAGCCTGACATACAAATCATTGTGGACAGTTTCTATTACGAAACAGACCCACAGTTCAGCACCAGTCACGACTTCAAGGTAGCAAAGATTTTAGCCAACGAACTGCTGGAAATATACCTCACCAACCGCCTGCACGAGCTGGAACGCCGGGAACAGCGCAAGCGGGTGAAGAACGGCTTCACGGGAAAGGTGCTGCGCTGGACGGGGACGAAAAGGGCGTTGGTGGAGCTTGTCTATGCACTGGACGCCTGCGGCTGTCTGAACAAGGGAACGGTTGATATAAAGGAGATTGTAGCCTATTTTGAATATGTTTTCGACATCGACCTCGGCGACTTCTACCACACCTACATGGAACTAAAAGCCAAGACCAAAGACCGCACGGGCTTCCTCTCCACCCTGAAAGACAGGTTGCTGCTGCGCATGAGGGAGCAGGATTAGGCAACCGTTCTTTAACAAAATTTATTTCGCCACAGGTGGGTTCGCCTGTGGCGTTTTATTTTTCAGGACACCCGAACTTTGCGGCAAATCAATTAGTTACCATTATGGAAATAATAACATTCGAGTCCAAAGCCTACAAGGAGCTGGACAATAAGATTACCGCCATTGCCGACTACATCTTCAACCATGTGGAAACGGCAAGACAAAGCGAGGAAGATATGTGGGTGGACAGCTACGAGGTCTGCACGTTCCTGAAAATAAGCGAAAAGACCCTGCAACGCCTGCGGGTGTCGGGGACTATCGCCTATTCCAACATCAGGGGACGCTACTTCTACAAGGTCAGCGAGATACGCCGGATGCTGGAAGAACGCCTGATAAGGAGCAACAAGGAGAACATCGACAACCTGATAACCAACCACCAGTTGTATGCTAAGGAAAGAGGAAATCTTAGAAAGGACAAGTAACGGGCTGGCGGTGTTCAAACACTACCTGCCCGGAAACTGGCGCATAGGTCGCAACTTCCTTAACCCGCTGTACGAGGACAGCAAGGCTTCCTGCAACATCTATTTCGACCGCCGGGGCGGTATCTACAAGATGAAAGACTTCGGCAACGACAGTTACAGCGGCGACTGCTTCTTCCTCGTGGGGCAGTTAAAGGGGCTGGACTGCAACCGGGCGGCTGACTTCGTGGAAATACTGGAAATCATCGACCGGGATTTGGGCTTGGGGCTGGCTTCCGGCACCCCGGTTTCCATTCCCCCGGCAACCGTCCGCCGGGCAGAGCCGGACAAACCCGAAGAAACGCCCGAAAAGCCTGTCAAGCCCTACCAGTTCCGGGAACAGAAGTTCCCGCTTGCCGAACTGGTGTACTGGCAACAGTACGGCATCACGCCCGAACTGCTGGAACATTACAAGGTCTGCTCGCTCCGGGAATACAATAGTGAAACGACAGAGGGGAAGCCGTACACCTACATTTCATCGGTGGCAGAACCCATGTACGGCTACAAGGGCAAACAGCACATCAAGCTGTACCGCCCGTTCTCCACGCCCCGCTTCCTCTATGGCGGCAGCTTCGGCGAGAACTATTGTTTCGGACTGGAGCAACTGCCCGCCAAAGGTGACACGCTCTTTATCACGGGTGGCGAGAAAGACGTACTTTCACTGGCGGCGCATGGTTTTCACGCTATCTGCTTCAACAGCGAAACGGTGACGATACCAACTATGGACTAATCAAGTCATTTTCAGGTCATTTGAGGACAAATCGTTACCGTTTTTGTCCGGCGGGGAATAGGTAACGATTTAGTAACGAAACTTTGTCTTTTACCGTACTTTTGAAGTCTTGGAAGCTGGACTTTCGGGTAATAAAAAAAGCCACAAATCATTGATTTGTAGCTTTTTGTTCGCTTACTGACCATTTCTGTCCAGTAAGTTCAGCGGAGAGACAGGCTCCAGAACCTACGCTTTCAGAAAATATCATAAAATTGCAAATCACTGATAATCATATATTATCTACAATGAAGAGTAAATCTAAATCTTTCTAAATGCCTTTTGCTATTTCAATTTTTGGGTGTATATTTGGGTGTAGAATTTCAAACGCACCCAATTATGAATATCAAACGTAACATCAT
The Bacteroides caecimuris DNA segment above includes these coding regions:
- a CDS encoding helix-turn-helix domain-containing protein — protein: MEIITFESKAYKELDNKITAIADYIFNHVETARQSEEDMWVDSYEVCTFLKISEKTLQRLRVSGTIAYSNIRGRYFYKVSEIRRMLEERLIRSNKENIDNLITNHQLYAKERGNLRKDK
- a CDS encoding RteC domain-containing protein, whose translation is MPVTLCFIKDKHKVMEHKILLETYFVGLLQKVEWQIQEYEDTAADTLTLCRLCVDYLQEILGELKTFIISYPFASTEEEIHFFKELKPLLASKIIYYNTVYKIEVRFPSGSEDVQRDYLLSETDRISKSFQRNLAFYQYHRTKATYLDRQYFMRGKPDIQIIVDSFYYETDPQFSTSHDFKVAKILANELLEIYLTNRLHELERREQRKRVKNGFTGKVLRWTGTKRALVELVYALDACGCLNKGTVDIKEIVAYFEYVFDIDLGDFYHTYMELKAKTKDRTGFLSTLKDRLLLRMREQD